In one Prosthecochloris aestuarii DSM 271 genomic region, the following are encoded:
- a CDS encoding class I fructose-bisphosphate aldolase — MDSQTLSSVAKAIVAPGKGVLAADESTPTIRKRFDSIQVESTEENRQQYREILFTAQNIERSIGGVILFDETLRQSAKDGTPFPTLLSKRGIVPGIKVDKGAKALALYAGEKITEGLDGLRERLLEYKELGAQFAKWRAVIGIDERDIPSPFGIRANAHALARYAALCQELDIVPIVEPEVLMDGSHDIERCEVVTSQVLEAVFAELDAHHVLFEGMLLKPNMVIAGMQCSRQAGVEEVAEATMRCMTRYVPAAVPGIVFLSGGQSAEKATAHLNAMNATGPYPWEVSFSYGRALQAPVLAAWKGEENNAFAAQHALSKRCRLNGLARDGAYAQEMEQEA, encoded by the coding sequence ATGGATAGTCAGACACTCAGTTCTGTAGCAAAAGCCATCGTGGCGCCAGGGAAAGGCGTGCTGGCGGCAGACGAAAGCACTCCCACGATCAGGAAGCGTTTCGATTCCATCCAGGTCGAATCCACCGAGGAAAACCGTCAACAATACCGGGAAATCCTTTTTACAGCACAAAACATCGAACGATCTATCGGCGGGGTCATTCTTTTCGATGAAACATTGCGCCAGTCTGCAAAGGACGGCACACCCTTCCCGACTCTCCTTTCCAAACGGGGTATCGTACCGGGTATCAAGGTCGATAAAGGCGCCAAGGCGCTCGCGCTCTATGCCGGCGAAAAGATTACTGAAGGCCTCGACGGCCTGCGTGAACGATTGCTGGAGTATAAAGAACTTGGCGCACAGTTCGCGAAGTGGCGGGCGGTTATCGGGATCGACGAGCGAGACATCCCTTCCCCCTTCGGCATCCGCGCGAACGCTCATGCATTGGCGCGTTACGCGGCACTCTGTCAGGAGCTGGATATCGTCCCGATCGTCGAGCCGGAGGTCCTCATGGACGGCAGCCACGACATCGAACGTTGCGAAGTCGTGACGTCGCAGGTGCTCGAAGCGGTTTTCGCCGAACTCGACGCCCATCATGTCCTGTTCGAAGGCATGCTGCTGAAGCCGAACATGGTGATTGCCGGCATGCAATGCTCCCGTCAGGCGGGCGTCGAGGAGGTCGCTGAGGCAACGATGCGCTGCATGACCCGTTACGTGCCGGCGGCTGTTCCGGGGATCGTCTTTCTGTCGGGAGGGCAAAGTGCAGAAAAGGCCACGGCCCACCTGAACGCCATGAACGCGACGGGCCCGTATCCGTGGGAGGTCAGCTTCTCCTACGGACGTGCGCTGCAGGCGCCGGTGCTTGCAGCCTGGAAGGGAGAGGAGAACAATGCTTTCGCCGCACAACATGCATTATCAAAGCGATGCCGCCTCAATGGCCTGGCCCGCGACGGAGCGTATGCACAGGAGATGGAGCAGGAAGCG
- a CDS encoding argininosuccinate synthase, protein MSKEKIALAYSGGLDTSVMIKWLKDKYDAEIVAVTGNLGQEKEVENLEEKAIATGASSFAFLDLRKEFVESCIWPALKAGALYEDVYPLATALGRPLIAKALVDIALENNCTMLAHGCTGKGNDQVRFEVTFASLAPQLAVLAPLREWEFTSREAEIAYAMEHNIPVSATKKSPYSIDENIWGISIECGVLEDPMTPAPEDAYQITTSPEKAPDKAAVIDIEFEQGVPVALDGKAMEGLDLIVELNKVGAAHGVGRLDMVENRVVGIKSREIYEAPAATILHFAHRELERLTLEKSVFQYKKNVSQDYANLIYNGTWFSPMREALDGFIEATQKTVTGLVRVKLFKGSVTLLGRTSPWSLYNEDLATYTEADTFNHKAAEGFIHLYGLGLKTWSEVKANNS, encoded by the coding sequence ATGAGCAAGGAAAAAATCGCTCTCGCCTATTCCGGCGGACTCGACACCTCGGTGATGATCAAATGGCTTAAAGACAAATATGATGCCGAGATCGTGGCTGTCACAGGAAACCTCGGCCAGGAAAAAGAGGTGGAAAACCTCGAAGAAAAAGCTATCGCAACCGGAGCATCCAGCTTCGCTTTTCTCGATCTTCGCAAAGAATTTGTAGAAAGCTGCATCTGGCCGGCCCTGAAAGCAGGTGCGCTCTACGAGGATGTCTATCCCCTGGCTACAGCGCTCGGTCGCCCGCTGATTGCAAAAGCGCTCGTCGATATCGCGCTGGAAAACAACTGCACCATGCTCGCTCACGGCTGCACCGGCAAAGGCAATGATCAGGTTCGTTTCGAGGTCACCTTCGCCTCACTCGCTCCACAGCTTGCCGTGCTGGCACCGTTGCGTGAATGGGAGTTCACGTCACGCGAAGCAGAAATCGCCTACGCAATGGAGCATAACATCCCGGTTTCAGCCACCAAGAAAAGCCCATACTCTATCGATGAAAACATCTGGGGAATCAGCATTGAGTGCGGTGTTCTCGAAGATCCGATGACGCCGGCCCCTGAAGATGCCTATCAGATCACAACGTCACCTGAAAAAGCGCCAGACAAGGCTGCTGTGATTGACATTGAATTTGAACAGGGTGTTCCTGTCGCACTGGACGGAAAAGCCATGGAGGGTCTTGACCTCATCGTTGAGCTCAACAAGGTAGGCGCAGCTCATGGCGTAGGCCGTCTCGATATGGTCGAAAACCGTGTTGTCGGCATCAAATCCAGAGAGATCTACGAAGCCCCGGCAGCAACCATCCTGCACTTCGCACACCGTGAGCTCGAACGCCTGACCCTGGAAAAATCGGTCTTCCAGTACAAGAAAAACGTCAGTCAGGATTACGCCAACCTGATCTACAACGGCACCTGGTTTTCGCCGATGCGTGAAGCGCTTGACGGATTTATCGAAGCTACACAGAAAACGGTCACCGGCCTTGTTCGCGTCAAACTCTTCAAAGGCTCGGTAACATTGCTCGGCAGAACCTCGCCATGGTCACTCTACAATGAGGATCTGGCAACCTATACGGAAGCCGATACCTTCAACCACAAAGCAGCCGAAGGCTTCATCCACCTCTACGGTCTCGGTCTGAAAACATGGAGTGAAGTCAAAGCCAATAACAGCTGA
- a CDS encoding arginine repressor codes for MGKQLRQMKIKEILHNHDVGNQNDLIRLLDKAGIEVAQATLSRDCTELGIIRSRTHQGFRLVLPEDSPGQIIRGLVGMEVQSISSNETAIVIKTLPGRAHGVASFLDQLKDIAILGTIAGDDTVLVIPLSIKDIASIIHDIQSNLSQT; via the coding sequence ATGGGCAAACAGCTCAGACAGATGAAGATCAAGGAGATCCTGCACAACCATGATGTCGGCAACCAGAACGACCTGATCAGGCTGCTCGACAAAGCCGGCATAGAGGTCGCCCAGGCCACCTTATCGCGAGACTGCACTGAACTCGGCATCATTCGTTCAAGAACGCACCAGGGATTCCGGCTCGTTCTGCCTGAAGATTCGCCGGGACAGATCATCAGAGGGCTTGTCGGGATGGAAGTTCAGTCAATCAGTTCGAACGAAACAGCTATCGTCATTAAAACCCTTCCGGGAAGAGCCCATGGCGTAGCGTCCTTTCTCGACCAGCTCAAAGACATCGCAATTCTGGGAACAATCGCAGGTGACGACACAGTCCTTGTTATTCCCCTCTCCATTAAGGATATTGCATCCATTATCCATGACATTCAGTCTAATCTATCACAAACCTGA
- the argF gene encoding ornithine carbamoyltransferase encodes MTSSMPHPTKETIVKKRDFLGFQPLDAGKIIELFDFSAFIKAKRLDRTAASKYKPIEGKTVAMIFNKPSLRTRVSFELGIHELGGYAVNLDGKSIGVNSREAVEDIAQLLSRYNDAIVARLHEHSVIEDLAANATIPVINALTDLSHPCQILADAFTLYEKGLWKEGVKIVFVGDGNNVANSWIELAGILPFHFVLACPQNEEYMPDTTLLEEARRNSGSTIEIVHDPMEAAKNADVLYTDVWTSMGQEDEVAERLKAFSSYQINSAMLRQSKPSAVVMHCMPAHRGQEISAEVMDGPQSIIMDEAENRLHVQKALLVKLLNHEEYRKFHLTHRLEHVAKNLKH; translated from the coding sequence ATGACATCATCCATGCCCCATCCAACGAAAGAAACAATAGTCAAAAAAAGGGATTTCCTCGGATTTCAGCCTCTCGATGCAGGAAAGATTATTGAGCTGTTTGATTTTTCAGCCTTTATCAAGGCAAAACGGCTCGACAGAACTGCGGCCAGCAAATACAAGCCGATAGAAGGCAAAACCGTTGCCATGATTTTCAACAAGCCTTCGCTGCGCACAAGGGTTTCTTTCGAGCTCGGCATTCATGAGCTTGGGGGGTATGCAGTCAATCTCGATGGAAAGTCAATCGGTGTCAATTCGCGCGAAGCCGTTGAAGATATCGCACAACTGCTTTCGCGATATAACGACGCTATCGTAGCCCGTCTGCATGAGCATTCGGTCATCGAAGACCTTGCTGCCAACGCAACGATTCCGGTCATCAATGCACTGACTGACCTGTCGCATCCCTGTCAGATTCTGGCGGATGCCTTTACACTCTACGAAAAAGGTCTCTGGAAAGAGGGGGTCAAGATAGTGTTCGTCGGAGACGGCAACAATGTGGCCAATTCATGGATTGAACTTGCCGGTATTCTTCCTTTTCACTTTGTGCTCGCCTGCCCTCAGAACGAGGAATACATGCCTGACACAACACTTCTCGAAGAAGCACGTCGTAACTCCGGGAGCACGATAGAGATCGTCCATGATCCCATGGAAGCAGCAAAAAATGCCGATGTACTCTATACCGATGTCTGGACAAGTATGGGCCAGGAGGATGAGGTTGCCGAGCGGCTCAAAGCGTTCAGCAGCTACCAGATCAACAGCGCTATGCTTCGCCAGTCAAAACCCTCCGCTGTCGTCATGCATTGTATGCCGGCTCACCGCGGGCAGGAAATAAGCGCAGAGGTTATGGACGGGCCGCAATCGATTATCATGGACGAAGCAGAAAACCGCCTGCATGTTCAAAAAGCGTTGCTCGTCAAGTTGCTCAACCATGAAGAGTACAGGAAATTTCACCTGACCCATCGCCTTGAACATGTCGCAAAAAACCTGAAGCACTGA
- the argB gene encoding acetylglutamate kinase produces the protein MNDLCRDSHPGMKERQLAIGQVLIEALPYIRQFEGKTFVIKYGGAAMIDDVLKNAFAQNVTLLRKVGINVVVVHGGGNAITNTADSMGLHTTFVHGKRVTDRKMIDVVQMTLAGKVNQDIVRLISGHGAKAVGVSGLDARTIQAEPCTEAAHLGLVGEVASVNTEYLDLLCQAKLIPVIAPIGFDNEGNIYNINADDAASGIAIALKAEKLIYVSDVEGVHCGDRILKSVCKSEAADLIEQGIISGGMIPKSLSAYRTLDAGVGKVHLIDGRFVHSLLLEIFTNAGVGTQFVSEKESQ, from the coding sequence ATGAATGATTTGTGCAGAGACTCTCACCCGGGAATGAAGGAACGCCAGTTAGCGATCGGTCAGGTTCTCATCGAGGCCCTTCCCTATATCCGTCAGTTTGAAGGCAAAACGTTTGTGATCAAATATGGTGGCGCAGCGATGATAGACGATGTATTGAAGAACGCTTTCGCCCAGAACGTGACGCTGCTTCGAAAAGTGGGGATCAATGTCGTCGTTGTTCATGGCGGCGGCAACGCCATCACCAATACAGCCGACTCAATGGGGCTGCACACCACCTTCGTCCATGGTAAAAGAGTGACCGACCGCAAGATGATCGATGTCGTTCAGATGACGCTTGCCGGAAAAGTCAATCAGGATATTGTGCGCCTTATCAGCGGGCATGGCGCTAAAGCTGTCGGCGTCAGCGGTCTGGACGCAAGGACCATTCAGGCGGAGCCTTGCACCGAAGCCGCGCATCTCGGTCTCGTTGGAGAAGTCGCCTCGGTCAATACCGAATATCTCGACCTGCTCTGCCAGGCAAAGCTCATTCCTGTTATCGCGCCTATTGGTTTTGACAATGAAGGCAACATCTATAATATCAATGCTGATGATGCGGCAAGCGGTATAGCCATTGCGCTGAAAGCCGAAAAGCTCATTTATGTCAGCGATGTCGAAGGAGTTCACTGTGGTGACCGAATTCTGAAAAGCGTCTGTAAATCCGAAGCGGCAGATCTTATCGAACAGGGCATTATTTCCGGAGGGATGATCCCGAAATCACTCTCTGCATACCGTACACTTGATGCCGGTGTTGGCAAAGTCCATCTCATCGACGGACGATTTGTGCACTCCCTCCTGCTGGAAATCTTTACCAACGCAGGCGTCGGCACACAGTTTGTATCTGAAAAAGAGTCTCAATAA
- the argJ gene encoding bifunctional glutamate N-acetyltransferase/amino-acid acetyltransferase ArgJ produces the protein MILKDVNTLQKAFAAVETLAAQTPWPDAVTLVKPEHADNGGFWPQGFRAAGVSAGIKSKRKDLMAIVSDKPASAAAVFTTNLCCAAPVVVSKAHLECSASSMRAIICNSGNANAATGDQGMRDARSMAASTSALLGVKPEEILVASTGVIGVPLPLDKILAALDMIPDALERESCFDAAEAIMTTDTFPKFFAVDVRLSNATVRIAGIAKGSGMICPNMATMLGFLVTDASIEPELLKLMLQSANAESFNAITVDGDTSTNDMVAILAGGNGPCIQQGSPDAELFYQALRHLMIFLAKLIVIDGEGATKLVEISVEGARDNHDAERAARTVANSSLVKTAIHGEDANWGRIIGALGRSGAHFNPEDLVVRFNDLAILEPGFISNFSEDEAKTILSKNSYVISIVLGQGSGKSVIWTCDLSKEYVEINGSYRT, from the coding sequence ATGATTTTAAAGGACGTGAACACACTACAGAAAGCATTTGCTGCCGTTGAAACACTGGCGGCCCAGACACCATGGCCGGACGCCGTGACCCTTGTCAAGCCTGAACATGCCGACAATGGCGGATTCTGGCCTCAGGGATTCAGAGCGGCAGGAGTCTCTGCCGGTATAAAATCCAAACGCAAAGACCTGATGGCCATCGTATCGGACAAGCCGGCTTCTGCAGCAGCCGTCTTTACGACAAACCTCTGCTGTGCAGCACCGGTGGTTGTATCGAAAGCTCATCTGGAATGCTCGGCATCATCCATGCGTGCAATTATCTGCAACAGCGGCAACGCCAATGCTGCTACCGGCGATCAGGGAATGAGAGACGCAAGAAGCATGGCCGCTTCGACAAGCGCTCTGCTGGGAGTCAAGCCTGAAGAAATTCTTGTCGCGTCGACGGGGGTTATCGGCGTTCCGCTTCCTCTTGACAAAATTCTGGCCGCGCTCGACATGATTCCTGATGCTCTTGAACGGGAATCGTGTTTCGACGCAGCTGAAGCCATCATGACAACAGACACCTTCCCTAAATTCTTTGCTGTCGACGTCAGGCTTTCAAATGCAACAGTAAGAATTGCTGGCATAGCAAAAGGTTCGGGGATGATCTGCCCGAATATGGCGACAATGCTCGGTTTTCTCGTCACAGACGCATCCATAGAGCCGGAGCTGCTGAAATTGATGCTGCAGTCTGCAAATGCAGAAAGTTTCAATGCCATTACCGTTGATGGCGATACCAGTACCAATGATATGGTAGCGATACTGGCCGGCGGAAACGGCCCCTGCATCCAACAGGGATCCCCTGACGCCGAGCTGTTTTATCAGGCACTTCGCCACCTGATGATATTTCTTGCCAAACTCATTGTTATCGATGGTGAAGGAGCGACAAAACTGGTTGAAATCAGCGTTGAAGGCGCCAGGGACAATCATGATGCAGAACGTGCGGCAAGAACCGTTGCCAACTCGAGCCTTGTCAAAACAGCAATTCATGGTGAGGATGCCAACTGGGGGCGCATTATCGGGGCATTAGGCCGTTCCGGTGCCCATTTCAATCCAGAGGATCTTGTGGTCCGCTTCAACGATCTTGCGATTCTTGAGCCGGGGTTTATCTCGAATTTTTCAGAAGATGAAGCCAAAACTATCCTCAGCAAAAACAGCTATGTCATTTCCATCGTGCTGGGCCAAGGCAGCGGCAAGTCTGTCATCTGGACCTGCGATCTCAGCAAAGAGTACGTGGAAATCAACGGAAGTTATAGAACGTGA
- the argC gene encoding N-acetyl-gamma-glutamyl-phosphate reductase, which translates to MRGYKQPTVSVIGASGYSGAELTKILARHPSVKLDKLYAFSQAGKKTTDLYPWLAVDMTYEAYDGEFDSDICFLTLPHGEALKLVPDLRNAGKMVIDLSGDFRLKNAEEHLRFYGREKPDDACMTYAMPELFHEEIRNATAVSNPGCYATSIILGLAPLILKPQDSAKVNTVCCSGISGISGAGKTAKTELSFSEMNDNIRAYKVARHQHTPEILQTLGTSATEPSFGFTFTPMIAPLTRGIYTILNIALDKHLPVSEITELYRSFYISAPFVRVREMPPEILHVAHTNFCDIHVAESGKDGSVVVITAIDNLVKGAAGQAVQNMNIMLGYDEALGLT; encoded by the coding sequence ATGAGAGGTTATAAACAGCCAACCGTATCCGTTATCGGGGCCTCCGGCTATTCAGGGGCAGAGCTTACAAAAATTCTTGCGCGTCACCCTTCAGTCAAACTCGACAAGCTCTACGCATTTTCTCAGGCAGGCAAAAAAACCACAGACCTCTATCCGTGGCTTGCTGTCGACATGACCTATGAAGCATATGACGGGGAGTTCGATAGCGACATCTGCTTTCTGACCCTGCCTCACGGCGAAGCATTAAAGCTTGTCCCAGACCTCAGGAATGCAGGTAAAATGGTTATTGACCTGTCTGGAGATTTCAGACTGAAAAACGCTGAAGAACATCTCCGGTTCTACGGCCGGGAAAAACCTGATGACGCATGCATGACCTATGCAATGCCGGAACTGTTCCATGAAGAGATCCGCAATGCAACAGCAGTAAGCAACCCTGGATGTTATGCCACCAGCATCATTCTTGGGCTGGCACCTCTCATACTGAAGCCGCAGGACAGCGCAAAGGTGAACACGGTCTGCTGCAGCGGAATCTCCGGGATATCGGGAGCGGGAAAAACCGCCAAAACGGAACTCTCATTTTCAGAAATGAATGACAATATACGGGCCTACAAAGTAGCCAGGCATCAGCATACACCGGAGATTCTCCAAACCCTTGGAACCAGCGCGACCGAACCGTCATTCGGGTTTACCTTTACGCCGATGATAGCCCCTTTGACCAGAGGTATTTACACTATATTGAATATCGCGCTTGATAAACATCTTCCTGTTTCTGAAATTACGGAGCTCTACCGGAGCTTCTATATTTCCGCGCCATTTGTACGAGTCAGAGAAATGCCGCCTGAAATCCTCCATGTGGCCCATACAAATTTCTGTGATATTCATGTTGCTGAAAGCGGAAAAGATGGTTCGGTTGTTGTGATAACAGCGATCGACAACCTCGTCAAAGGCGCCGCTGGACAGGCAGTACAAAACATGAATATCATGCTTGGCTATGATGAAGCACTTGGATTGACCTAA